One genomic region from Clostridium saccharobutylicum DSM 13864 encodes:
- a CDS encoding molybdenum cofactor biosynthesis F family protein produces MNEVQERDFPTVEELSQGFSEFKLPQAGELVGRKIILNYENGYEMIYEFLDNETIKVKYINGEVEEKISAIYTAVSPREKIYVIDFIWSFGETKSFTTVIDLNKNIATTLIAELPNKEEVAISQFERGDKGLPLTSVKAEFEHASIDTKFSSDTVKHKFTSDLIGKRILFKYSSKDAYEHIYLNENYYTWHCVSGIEKGLCDTDRCFYLKIEENLYWFTWLERVVPTVGTVVEDLDLNKMRSYGKIYGYESYDMGKVTNFPVGSYAIMLNKTEY; encoded by the coding sequence ATGAATGAAGTACAAGAAAGAGATTTTCCAACAGTTGAAGAATTATCACAAGGATTTAGTGAATTTAAGTTGCCTCAGGCGGGTGAATTAGTAGGAAGAAAGATAATACTAAATTATGAAAACGGATATGAAATGATTTATGAATTTTTAGATAATGAAACTATAAAAGTTAAATATATAAATGGAGAAGTGGAAGAAAAAATATCAGCTATTTATACAGCAGTATCGCCAAGAGAAAAAATATATGTAATAGATTTTATATGGTCATTTGGAGAAACTAAATCATTTACTACAGTTATTGATTTAAATAAAAATATCGCTACAACATTAATAGCTGAATTGCCTAATAAAGAGGAAGTAGCTATTTCCCAGTTTGAAAGAGGAGATAAGGGATTACCATTAACATCAGTTAAAGCAGAGTTTGAACATGCTTCAATAGATACAAAATTTAGTAGTGATACAGTGAAACATAAGTTTACAAGTGATTTAATTGGAAAAAGAATATTATTCAAGTATAGTTCGAAGGATGCTTATGAGCATATATATTTAAATGAAAATTATTATACATGGCATTGTGTAAGTGGAATAGAAAAAGGACTTTGTGATACGGATAGATGCTTTTATTTAAAAATAGAAGAAAATTTATATTGGTTTACTTGGCTGGAGAGGGTAGTACCAACAGTAGGAACTGTAGTTGAGGATTTAGATTTAAATAAAATGCGTTCATATGGGAAGATATATGGATATGAATCATATGATATGGGAAAAGTGACCAACTTTCCAGTAGGTTCATATGCTATTATGTTAAATAAAACAGAGTACTAA
- a CDS encoding MerR family transcriptional regulator, which yields MNKYFTIGEISKLFNIPIKTLRYYDDIELFKPAFIDKQSKYRYYSIDQFVIIDIIKNSKLMGMSLQEIKNVINCDSSIEDTLSIIENQINVFNSKISELLKIKNSMEKLRTTITDAMNSKNNEVFIEFNKERRYISYNYVSNNIEEQEVNLRRAILDVESRQREVYSIFGVGTLYEKYIVENKIVNMDIRYYIDNKYDSNNYNILPEGYYVSIIFDDNSYNKYKYYKKLTDYIINKKIDVVGDFSETWIIPKSYKSKEITLVKLEIMCK from the coding sequence GTGAATAAATATTTTACTATTGGAGAAATATCAAAATTATTTAATATACCAATAAAAACATTAAGATATTATGATGATATAGAATTATTTAAGCCAGCATTTATTGATAAACAAAGTAAGTACAGATATTATTCTATTGATCAATTTGTAATTATTGATATTATAAAGAATTCTAAATTAATGGGAATGTCATTACAGGAAATAAAAAATGTTATTAATTGTGATTCTTCAATAGAAGACACTTTGTCAATTATAGAAAATCAGATAAATGTATTTAATTCAAAAATATCGGAATTACTAAAAATAAAAAATTCTATGGAAAAGTTAAGAACTACCATAACTGATGCTATGAATTCAAAAAACAATGAGGTATTTATAGAATTTAATAAAGAGCGAAGATACATTTCTTATAATTATGTTTCTAATAATATCGAAGAACAAGAAGTAAATTTAAGAAGAGCGATTTTAGATGTTGAAAGCAGACAAAGGGAAGTATATTCAATTTTTGGGGTTGGAACTTTATATGAAAAATACATAGTAGAAAATAAGATTGTTAATATGGATATTAGATATTATATTGATAATAAATATGATTCTAATAATTATAATATATTACCTGAAGGTTATTATGTTTCAATTATATTTGATGATAACAGTTATAATAAATACAAATATTATAAAAAACTTACTGATTACATAATAAATAAGAAAATTGATGTAGTGGGTGATTTTAGTGAAACATGGATCATACCCAAATCATATAAGAGTAAAGAAATTACTTTAGTAAAATTAGAAATAATGTGCAAATAA
- a CDS encoding SLAP domain-containing protein → MKRKIILSSIIAILLVSLMGCGQDKKETAQQLETTKVEEEVKDTDSEQKKNETENETSKTNNDTDTNKANSTEQSNANIFMSEQPIFLENCVNISPGRVYYEGDSLVLDAYVTNGLNRTVYDIGVDNITLSNESGVIASDEFSVMKGASIGPHQYIKWTFTFPAASIKKQNADLNYLHTSSKTNYNY, encoded by the coding sequence ATGAAAAGAAAAATAATATTATCATCAATTATTGCAATATTACTAGTTAGTCTTATGGGATGCGGACAAGACAAAAAAGAAACTGCACAGCAACTAGAAACAACAAAAGTAGAAGAAGAAGTTAAAGATACAGATTCAGAGCAGAAAAAAAATGAAACTGAAAATGAAACATCAAAAACAAATAACGATACTGATACTAATAAAGCAAATTCAACAGAACAATCCAATGCTAATATTTTTATGAGTGAACAACCAATTTTTCTTGAAAATTGTGTAAATATAAGTCCTGGTAGAGTTTATTACGAGGGCGATTCATTGGTGTTAGATGCTTATGTAACTAATGGATTGAATCGTACTGTATATGATATAGGGGTAGATAATATTACTTTATCTAATGAATCAGGAGTAATAGCTAGTGATGAATTTAGTGTTATGAAAGGGGCTTCAATAGGACCACACCAATATATTAAATGGACCTTTACATTTCCTGCAGCTAGTATAAAGAAACAAAATGCTGATTTAAATTATTTGCATACCTCAAGTAAAACAAATTATAACTATTAA
- a CDS encoding IS607 family transposase, whose amino-acid sequence MTNYKPSDFAELLNVSVKTLQRWDREGILHAKRTPTNRRYYTYDQYLKFKGLDNHVDRKIVIYSRASTNNQKDDLANQIEFLKNFANAKGIIVDEVIKDIGSGLNYNRKKWNKLLEECMENKIDSILVTHKDRFIRFGFEWFERFIGKFNTKIIVVNNESLSSQEELVQDIISILHVFSCRIYGLRKYKKKIKEDKEIEESIQN is encoded by the coding sequence ATAACAAATTATAAACCAAGTGATTTTGCTGAATTATTAAATGTATCAGTAAAAACATTGCAACGCTGGGATAGAGAAGGGATACTTCATGCAAAACGAACTCCAACTAATCGAAGGTATTATACTTATGACCAATATTTAAAATTTAAAGGGTTAGACAATCATGTTGATAGGAAGATAGTTATATATAGTAGAGCTTCTACTAATAATCAAAAAGATGATTTAGCTAATCAAATTGAATTTTTGAAGAATTTTGCAAATGCTAAAGGTATTATAGTAGATGAAGTTATAAAAGATATAGGAAGTGGACTTAATTATAATCGTAAAAAATGGAATAAACTATTGGAGGAATGTATGGAAAATAAAATTGATTCTATATTGGTAACTCATAAAGATAGGTTTATACGTTTTGGATTTGAGTGGTTTGAAAGATTTATAGGAAAATTTAATACAAAAATTATAGTTGTAAATAATGAAAGTCTTTCCTCACAAGAAGAATTAGTTCAAGATATAATATCAATACTTCATGTATTTAGTTGTAGAATATATGGTCTGAGAAAGTATAAGAAAAAGATTAAGGAGGATAAGGAGATTGAAGAAAGCATACAAAATTGA
- a CDS encoding RNA-guided endonuclease InsQ/TnpB family protein: protein MKKAYKIEIKPTGEQITKIHQTIGVSRFIYNFYIAHNKEVYKNEKKFVSGMDFSKWLNNEYIPNNQDKEWIKAVSSKATKQAIMNGEKAFKKFFTGESGFPKFKKKKNQDVKVYFPKNNKTDWTIERHRVKIPTLGWIRLKEFGYIPVDSVVKSGTVNQKADRYYVSILVEENIISKSKPYSEGIGVDLGLKDFAICNNGISKKNINKTKIVKKAEKKLKREQRKLSRKYESLKLRNKKEKGEAIRQNIQKQIVNVQKIHQRLTNIRTDYINKTVSELVKQKPSFIAIEDLNVKGMMKNKYLAKAVAQQKFYDFRTKLISKANQNNIEVRIVDRWYPSSKLCSCCKAYKKDLKLSDRIYKCECGNVIDRDLNASINLANAKKYKIA, encoded by the coding sequence TTGAAGAAAGCATACAAAATTGAAATTAAGCCGACAGGAGAACAAATAACCAAAATTCATCAAACTATTGGTGTGAGTAGATTTATATATAACTTTTATATTGCACATAATAAAGAAGTTTATAAGAATGAAAAGAAATTTGTTAGTGGAATGGATTTTTCTAAATGGCTTAATAATGAATATATTCCTAATAATCAAGATAAAGAATGGATTAAGGCGGTATCTTCCAAAGCTACTAAACAAGCCATTATGAATGGTGAAAAAGCATTTAAGAAGTTCTTTACTGGTGAAAGTGGTTTCCCTAAGTTCAAGAAAAAGAAAAATCAAGATGTCAAAGTCTATTTCCCAAAGAATAATAAAACAGACTGGACTATTGAAAGACATAGAGTAAAAATCCCAACATTAGGATGGATAAGGCTTAAAGAATTTGGATATATTCCAGTTGATTCTGTAGTTAAAAGTGGTACAGTAAATCAAAAAGCTGATAGATATTATGTATCAATTTTAGTAGAAGAAAATATTATATCTAAATCTAAACCATATTCAGAAGGAATAGGTGTTGACTTAGGTTTGAAGGATTTTGCAATCTGTAATAATGGAATATCTAAAAAGAATATTAATAAAACTAAAATAGTAAAAAAAGCAGAAAAGAAATTAAAGAGAGAACAAAGAAAACTTTCAAGGAAATATGAGAGTTTAAAGTTAAGGAATAAAAAAGAGAAAGGAGAAGCTATTCGTCAAAATATCCAAAAACAAATAGTCAATGTACAAAAAATTCATCAAAGACTTACAAACATTAGAACTGATTATATTAATAAAACAGTAAGTGAGTTAGTAAAGCAAAAACCAAGCTTTATTGCAATAGAGGATTTAAATGTTAAGGGAATGATGAAAAATAAGTATTTAGCTAAAGCAGTAGCACAGCAAAAATTTTATGATTTTAGAACTAAGCTTATTTCAAAGGCGAATCAAAATAATATTGAAGTGAGAATAGTTGATAGATGGTATCCATCATCTAAACTATGTTCGTGTTGTAAAGCATATAAGAAAGATTTAAAACTTTCAGATAGAATCTATAAATGTGAATGTGGAAATGTTATAGATAGAGATTTAAATGCTTCAATAAATTTAGCTAATGCTAAAAAATATAAGATAGCTTAA
- a CDS encoding WYL domain-containing protein — MGLKDRNINKILEEFKRSGKLKLDDIQTLLNVKERNAKNYVKYLKEYGFNIKCEKGIYSLASIDEAQAKVIDKEAMREIEILTTVGANNGMLNRKHLVNQIRNRFCDEEVVSEKTLLRAIKKCEDKKIIKLEDKKYRLLLNISNLYKISDDDISNFIDKCDMYNTSIPFSIQANKLKEKIDIQCDFKGWEYSVYSLGRKYERNNFKEFFEKIDKYDYKHKKLKIKFKSQIGVLCLAIEVCIFYYSWEKDRLYIICNNEGNTILINTDTIIEIQELEEYNYFFGDRECVDRVKLMFQASLSTPYKVKVEFDNIFNIKDKLQRLNKSRTTSILKVVEEKLIYEDQICGLYDFANYLRRFGYSCRVIEPMELKNIMKNTYERILENYGVNLNE; from the coding sequence ATGGGTTTAAAAGATAGAAATATAAATAAGATTCTGGAAGAATTTAAGAGAAGTGGAAAGCTGAAATTAGATGATATACAAACTCTGTTAAATGTTAAAGAAAGAAATGCTAAAAATTATGTTAAATACTTAAAAGAGTATGGTTTTAATATTAAGTGTGAGAAGGGAATATATTCATTAGCCAGTATAGATGAAGCACAAGCAAAAGTTATAGATAAAGAGGCAATGAGAGAAATAGAAATCTTAACTACAGTTGGTGCTAATAATGGTATGTTGAATAGAAAGCACTTAGTTAACCAAATTAGAAATAGATTTTGTGATGAAGAGGTAGTAAGCGAAAAAACTTTACTAAGAGCTATAAAAAAATGTGAAGATAAAAAAATAATTAAATTAGAAGATAAAAAGTACAGGCTATTATTAAATATTAGTAATTTATATAAAATTTCAGATGATGATATTTCTAATTTTATTGATAAATGTGATATGTATAATACATCAATTCCTTTTTCTATTCAAGCTAATAAGTTAAAAGAAAAGATTGATATACAATGTGATTTTAAGGGATGGGAGTATTCTGTTTATAGCTTGGGCAGAAAATATGAGCGTAATAATTTTAAAGAGTTTTTTGAAAAAATTGATAAATATGATTATAAGCATAAAAAATTAAAGATTAAATTTAAATCTCAAATTGGAGTTTTGTGTTTAGCCATAGAAGTATGTATATTCTATTATAGTTGGGAGAAAGACAGACTATATATTATTTGCAATAATGAAGGTAATACAATTTTAATAAACACTGATACTATAATTGAGATTCAAGAACTAGAAGAATATAATTATTTTTTTGGAGATAGAGAATGTGTTGATAGAGTAAAATTAATGTTTCAAGCTTCTTTATCAACTCCATATAAGGTAAAGGTTGAGTTTGATAATATATTTAATATTAAAGATAAATTACAGAGACTTAACAAAAGCAGAACTACGAGTATATTGAAGGTTGTAGAAGAAAAATTAATTTATGAAGATCAAATTTGTGGATTGTATGATTTTGCTAATTATTTAAGAAGATTTGGATATTCATGTAGAGTGATTGAACCAATGGAGTTAAAGAATATAATGAAAAATACATATGAAAGAATACTTGAAAATTATGGAGTAAATTTAAATGAGTAG
- a CDS encoding WYL domain-containing protein — protein sequence MSSDKHKDLLNIIAIIANRNKDGCTIEELQYITKLPKDIIKNNLDKISNNPEMYFEYQPYEEGGGWRIQNYIDKVRSEYDYVMCLDTFEKSIFDMVINSSNNKLDVIISKLYGINEYEEDIPLIGSAINEKKIINVKYRNNKNEVNEMKIEPLALVYYEFENKFYLLGQYNNNLMTYSLERFIKTDITNERFMDNLNIDFDKYLANVWGMESGNRVKVKIKFIKEANVEEKVKRDLQRRIYKTIEEYDDYFIYSDEVIGINSFKQWLRSFGSSAIVLEPKELRDEIIEAVKKALRYYKD from the coding sequence ATGAGTAGTGATAAACATAAAGATTTATTAAATATTATAGCCATTATTGCTAATAGAAATAAAGATGGATGTACCATTGAGGAATTACAATATATAACAAAGTTGCCGAAAGATATTATTAAAAATAATTTAGATAAGATTTCCAATAATCCTGAAATGTATTTTGAGTATCAGCCGTATGAAGAGGGCGGGGGATGGAGAATACAAAATTATATTGATAAAGTTCGTAGTGAGTATGATTATGTTATGTGCTTAGATACATTTGAGAAAAGTATTTTTGATATGGTAATTAATTCATCTAATAATAAATTAGATGTTATCATCAGTAAATTATATGGCATAAATGAATATGAAGAGGATATTCCTTTAATAGGTTCAGCTATAAATGAGAAAAAAATAATTAATGTAAAATACAGAAACAATAAAAATGAAGTTAATGAAATGAAAATTGAGCCTTTAGCTTTAGTATATTATGAATTTGAAAATAAGTTTTATTTGTTAGGCCAATATAATAACAATCTTATGACATATAGCTTGGAAAGATTTATAAAAACAGATATTACTAATGAAAGATTTATGGACAACCTAAACATTGATTTTGATAAATATTTAGCTAATGTATGGGGAATGGAATCAGGTAATAGAGTAAAGGTAAAGATTAAATTTATAAAAGAAGCTAATGTTGAAGAAAAAGTAAAAAGGGATTTGCAAAGACGAATATATAAAACAATAGAGGAATATGATGATTATTTTATATATTCTGATGAAGTTATAGGGATTAATAGTTTTAAACAATGGTTAAGAAGCTTTGGAAGTTCAGCTATAGTGCTAGAGCCAAAGGAATTAAGGGATGAAATAATAGAGGCTGTTAAAAAAGCATTAAGATATTATAAAGATTAG
- a CDS encoding serine/threonine-protein kinase, translated as MRKESYEKSLNKYSNKETVLNKWIELNKRLNKNKDSIYYSRTILDAQGLVEYVIDNVLKDENGNIPNRDVNGRYYGIIDKLIMTRENDKIIPSNLIKRLKEIKYYRNVVAHSTKTTIDELVDYNKVEEALDVYGEVLSCLGFLEREDIVVGIDKLKAEVLDIIDETVTLDEFIGEGTSGRVFKGYHKRLGIYVAIKEIKHNTVDSDIIENEKKILVSLKHKGIPNIYDVISENRTYYIVMEYVDGMNLEEFIDKIGSPSLKVLIDIGKQLCDIIGYLHEKNIVYNDLKPSNILIDNYNKLSLIDFGISCNVNNRLKLTSTYSGTYVYSSPEQIRGEIGSSGNDIYSLGATLYYISECENPITSEEQRFKKSTDKRIIYIIEKAMDYNKNNRYESIKELKEDLIRVENGKNPSSMKAKDISKNKVIIIAASIIVGIILVSGGSIGIYKTLSTDKNNTNIEVNNKSNKEQESKNSNDSINNDNSNIKDVASNQKTTNEDANNKKQSNVQVSNESASTFNGKLVAKLSNYEVDGKDLVVNVNIVNNYDKEINFWPEGIYMMNENGNKFAMDIHKQLANGGTQFTVVPGESKDFKFYLTDYVESNSLAFKLDKIWCMGPESMKNKIEIKIK; from the coding sequence ATGCGTAAAGAGTCATATGAAAAAAGCTTAAATAAGTATAGTAACAAGGAAACAGTGTTAAATAAATGGATTGAGTTAAATAAGAGGCTTAATAAAAATAAGGATTCTATTTATTATAGTAGGACAATATTAGATGCCCAAGGGTTAGTGGAATATGTAATTGATAATGTATTAAAAGATGAAAATGGGAATATTCCTAATCGAGATGTGAATGGAAGGTATTATGGGATTATAGACAAGTTAATTATGACAAGAGAAAATGATAAAATAATACCTAGTAATTTAATTAAAAGATTAAAAGAAATTAAGTATTATAGAAATGTAGTGGCGCATAGTACTAAAACTACTATTGATGAATTAGTAGATTATAATAAAGTTGAAGAAGCTTTAGATGTATATGGAGAAGTATTAAGCTGTTTGGGTTTTTTGGAGAGAGAAGATATAGTAGTGGGAATAGATAAGCTAAAGGCTGAAGTTTTGGATATTATAGATGAAACAGTAACTTTAGATGAGTTTATAGGTGAAGGAACTTCAGGAAGAGTATTTAAAGGTTATCACAAAAGATTAGGAATATATGTAGCTATTAAGGAAATTAAGCACAATACAGTTGATTCAGATATTATTGAAAATGAAAAGAAAATTTTAGTTTCTTTAAAACATAAAGGAATTCCTAATATTTATGACGTCATATCAGAAAATAGAACGTATTATATAGTAATGGAATATGTAGATGGCATGAATTTAGAAGAATTTATTGATAAAATAGGATCACCTTCTTTAAAAGTATTAATAGATATTGGGAAGCAATTATGTGATATAATAGGATATTTGCATGAGAAAAATATAGTTTATAATGATTTGAAGCCGAGTAATATATTGATAGATAATTATAATAAATTATCATTAATTGATTTTGGAATATCTTGTAATGTTAATAACAGATTAAAATTAACAAGTACATATTCAGGGACTTATGTTTATTCATCTCCAGAACAAATAAGAGGGGAGATAGGTTCAAGTGGCAATGATATTTATTCCTTAGGTGCTACATTATATTATATTAGTGAATGTGAGAATCCTATAACATCAGAGGAACAAAGGTTTAAGAAAAGTACAGATAAAAGGATAATTTATATAATTGAAAAAGCAATGGATTATAATAAAAATAATAGATATGAGTCTATTAAGGAGTTGAAAGAAGACTTAATAAGAGTTGAAAATGGTAAAAATCCTTCTTCGATGAAAGCAAAAGATATTAGCAAAAATAAAGTTATAATAATAGCAGCAAGTATTATTGTAGGTATTATTTTAGTTTCAGGTGGAAGTATTGGTATATATAAAACGTTAAGCACTGATAAAAATAATACAAATATAGAAGTAAATAATAAATCAAATAAAGAGCAAGAAAGTAAGAATTCAAATGATAGTATTAATAATGATAATAGCAATATAAAAGATGTGGCTAGCAATCAAAAAACTACTAATGAAGATGCAAACAATAAAAAACAATCTAATGTTCAAGTGTCAAATGAATCTGCTAGTACATTTAATGGAAAACTAGTAGCGAAACTAAGTAATTATGAGGTTGATGGTAAAGATCTAGTAGTCAATGTAAATATTGTGAATAATTATGATAAGGAAATAAATTTTTGGCCAGAAGGAATTTATATGATGAATGAAAATGGTAATAAATTTGCTATGGATATTCATAAGCAGTTAGCAAATGGAGGTACTCAATTTACTGTGGTACCAGGGGAGAGTAAAGATTTTAAATTTTATTTAACTGATTACGTTGAATCTAACTCACTTGCTTTTAAATTAGATAAAATTTGGTGCATGGGACCTGAAAGTATGAAAAATAAAATTGAGATAAAGATTAAATAG
- a CDS encoding single-stranded DNA-binding protein: MAMQNTVQLLGKITEILNDDKTKFKLSIKKNDTKFVYPVIKLSKQMEYLKNTLEIGKTILLEGKIFVEQENYTYICPCCNKLNETSFHRTTILATKAFIVTTEDKEPYLNKILLIGSLCSNPQLKYIPGKFSQIPNAKYQIATKRICEGTDFPWIVTFARQAEEDMKRLKTSSQVMVDGAILTRPFKKKFQCEHCKKEHNIEDTTTEIHGLKIEYLNNCNFDEFDNIQSKSIFQKLKEFLAN, encoded by the coding sequence ATGGCAATGCAAAACACTGTACAATTATTAGGTAAGATTACTGAAATTCTAAATGATGATAAAACAAAATTTAAATTATCAATAAAAAAAAATGATACTAAGTTTGTTTATCCCGTTATCAAATTATCAAAACAAATGGAATATTTGAAAAATACACTTGAAATTGGTAAAACAATACTCCTTGAGGGAAAGATATTTGTAGAACAAGAGAACTACACTTATATTTGTCCTTGCTGTAATAAATTAAATGAAACTTCTTTTCATAGAACAACTATCTTAGCTACAAAAGCTTTTATTGTTACTACAGAAGATAAAGAACCTTATCTCAATAAGATTCTCCTTATTGGCAGCCTCTGTAGTAACCCACAACTAAAATATATTCCAGGTAAGTTTTCCCAAATTCCTAATGCTAAATATCAAATTGCAACAAAAAGAATTTGTGAAGGTACAGATTTTCCTTGGATTGTTACTTTTGCACGACAAGCTGAGGAAGATATGAAAAGACTTAAGACTTCTTCTCAAGTTATGGTAGATGGAGCTATTTTAACTAGACCCTTTAAAAAGAAATTCCAGTGTGAACACTGCAAAAAGGAACATAATATTGAAGATACTACTACTGAAATCCATGGATTAAAAATTGAATACTTAAACAACTGTAATTTTGATGAATTTGATAATATTCAATCAAAAAGCATATTTCAAAAGCTAAAGGAATTTTTAGCAAATTAG
- a CDS encoding ArsR/SmtB family transcription factor codes for MDKVKIFKALGNETRLNILLWLKDPQKNFGPQIHLSIMDDFQEGVCVGAIRKVSGLSQSTISGFLSILEEAELVESRNIGQYTYFRRNEKAIKEITEWMKIEL; via the coding sequence ATGGATAAGGTAAAGATTTTTAAAGCGCTAGGAAATGAAACTAGATTAAATATATTATTATGGTTAAAAGATCCACAAAAAAATTTTGGACCACAGATACATTTATCAATAATGGATGATTTTCAAGAAGGTGTATGTGTAGGGGCCATAAGAAAGGTAAGTGGATTAAGTCAGTCAACTATATCAGGATTTTTATCAATATTAGAAGAGGCAGAGCTAGTAGAATCAAGAAATATTGGTCAATATACTTATTTTAGAAGAAATGAGAAAGCAATTAAGGAAATAACAGAATGGATGAAAATCGAATTATAG